One stretch of Armigeres subalbatus isolate Guangzhou_Male chromosome 2, GZ_Asu_2, whole genome shotgun sequence DNA includes these proteins:
- the LOC134210795 gene encoding cytochrome c oxidase subunit 6B1-like produces MAPKPTESEALVLPLKAAPFDPRFPNQNQTKYCYQSYLDFYRCEKVKGEGAEVCQYFKNVFTDICPNAWVEKWDNQRAEGTFVSKI; encoded by the coding sequence ATGGCCCCGAAACCGACTGAGTCCGAAGCGCTAGTGCTCCCGCTGAAGGCCGCTCCATTCGATCCCCGCTTCCCGAACCAGAACCAAACCAAATACTGCTACCAAAGCTACCTGGACTTCTACCGGTGCGAGAAGGTGAAGGGCGAAGGCGCCGAAGTGTGTCAGTACTTCAAGAATGTCTTCACCGATATCTGCCCGAACGCGTGGGTCGAGAAGTGGGACAACCAGCGGGCCGAAGGTACCTTCGTCAGCAAAATCTAA